A single region of the Tachyglossus aculeatus isolate mTacAcu1 chromosome X1, mTacAcu1.pri, whole genome shotgun sequence genome encodes:
- the ATP5F1D gene encoding ATP synthase subunit delta, mitochondrial — protein MLAAVLRRPGFRLIRLARSYAEAAPAQAGGLNQMSFTFASPTQVYFNSANVKQVDVPTQSGAFGILAAHVPTLQVLKPGVVTVHAEDGTATKYFVSSGSVTVNADSSVQLLAEEAVSLDMLDLAVAKSNLEKASSELSGVSDEAARAEVLIRIEANEAIVKALE, from the exons ATGCTGGCCGCCGTGCTCCGTCGCCCCGGCTTTCGCCTCATCCGGCTCGCCCGCTCCTACGCCGAGGCCGCCCCCGCCCAGGCCGGCGGCCTGAACCAGATGTCCTTCACTTTCGCCTCCCCGACCCAG gtaTATTTCAACAGCGCCAACGTGAAGCAGGTGGATGTACCTACCCAGAGTGGGGCCTTTGGCATCCTGGCAGCTCATGTCCCCACCCTCCAGGTGCTGAAGCCCGGCGTGGTCACGGTGCACGCTGAGGATGGCACGGCCACCAAGTACTTTG TGAGCAGCGGCTCAGTGACCGTGAACGCGGACTCCTCTGTCCAGCTGCTGGCAGAAGAAGCGGTGTCCCTGGACATGCTGGACCTGGCG gTCGCTAAATCCAACTTGGAAAAGGCCAGCTCGGAGCTGTCGGGGGTTTCAGACGAGGCCGCCAGGGCGGAGGTCTTGATCAGAATAGAGGCCAACGAAGCCATCGTCAAGGCCCTGGAATAG